In Sphingopyxis sp. 113P3, one DNA window encodes the following:
- a CDS encoding L-serine ammonia-lyase, with protein MTISLFDLFKIGVGPSSSHTVGPMVAARRFAIWLEEHGLLARTAHVEADLYGSLALTGKGHAADTALVAGLAGEIPASTSLAAIEAHWARAAGEGVLDLLGRHPARFEPARDLHFQMKQRQPFHSNALSFTARDGEGEILVRRMYFSVGGGFVVDEDEAGRNSRGGENEVEQPFAFTSGADLIEMGAASGKSFAEMMLANELVLRSREEVNAGLDSIAAAMDASIDAGCSSTGTLPGGLKVKRRAPQIAADIRERQEANLSDPMAMMDWINLWAMAVNEENAAGGRVVTAPTNGAAGIIPAVIRYYRRSYRGDAAGVRIFLLTAGAIGALYKRNASISGAEVGCQGEVGVACSMAAAGLTAALGGTNAQIENAAEIGMEHNLGLTCDPIGGLVQIPCIERNAMGAIKAIDASRIAMIGDGTHVVSLDTVIATMLQTGRDMRDKYKETSKGGLAVSVVEC; from the coding sequence ATGACGATCAGCCTCTTTGACCTTTTCAAGATTGGCGTCGGCCCTTCAAGCTCGCACACCGTGGGACCGATGGTTGCGGCGCGCCGCTTTGCGATCTGGCTCGAGGAACATGGCTTGCTGGCGAGGACCGCGCATGTCGAGGCCGATCTTTATGGCTCGCTCGCGCTGACCGGAAAGGGCCACGCCGCCGATACCGCTCTGGTCGCGGGGCTCGCAGGCGAAATCCCTGCCTCGACAAGCCTCGCCGCGATCGAGGCGCATTGGGCCCGAGCCGCTGGGGAAGGCGTCCTTGACCTGCTGGGCCGCCACCCCGCCCGCTTCGAGCCTGCGCGCGACCTCCATTTTCAGATGAAGCAGCGCCAGCCCTTCCACAGCAACGCGCTCAGCTTCACGGCGCGCGACGGCGAAGGCGAGATTTTGGTGAGGCGCATGTATTTCTCGGTCGGCGGCGGCTTCGTCGTCGACGAGGATGAGGCCGGCCGAAACAGCCGCGGCGGCGAGAATGAGGTCGAACAACCCTTCGCCTTCACCTCGGGAGCCGATCTCATCGAAATGGGCGCGGCATCGGGCAAGAGCTTTGCCGAGATGATGCTCGCGAACGAACTCGTCTTGCGAAGCCGTGAAGAGGTCAACGCGGGGCTCGACAGCATCGCTGCGGCGATGGACGCTTCGATCGATGCAGGGTGTTCGAGCACCGGCACGCTGCCGGGCGGTCTCAAGGTCAAGCGCCGCGCGCCGCAGATTGCCGCGGACATTCGCGAGCGACAGGAGGCGAACCTTTCCGATCCGATGGCGATGATGGACTGGATCAACCTCTGGGCGATGGCGGTGAATGAGGAGAATGCCGCGGGCGGGCGCGTCGTTACCGCACCGACGAACGGCGCCGCCGGGATCATCCCCGCGGTGATCCGCTATTATCGCCGCAGTTATCGGGGCGACGCTGCCGGTGTGCGTATCTTCCTCCTCACCGCCGGGGCGATCGGCGCTCTCTACAAGCGCAACGCGAGCATCTCGGGCGCCGAGGTGGGCTGCCAGGGCGAAGTGGGAGTCGCCTGCTCGATGGCGGCGGCGGGGCTGACCGCAGCTTTGGGCGGCACCAATGCGCAGATCGAGAATGCGGCTGAAATCGGTATGGAGCACAACCTTGGTCTCACCTGCGATCCGATTGGCGGCCTCGTCCAGATCCCCTGCATCGAACGCAACGCAATGGGCGCAATCAAGGCGATCGACGCGAGCCGCATCGCGATGATCGGCGACGGCACCCACGTCGTCAGCCTCGACACGGTCATCGCGACGATGCTGCAAACCGGCCGCGACATGCGCGACAAATATAAGGAAACGTCAAAGGGAGGGCTTGCGGTCAGCGTCGTGGAGTGCTGA
- a CDS encoding putative DNA modification/repair radical SAM protein, translated as MSGKPILQKLAILADAAKYDASCASSGTVKRDSSRTKGIGSTEGMGICHSYAPDGRCISLLKILLTNFCIYDCRFCINRASSNVERARFSPAEVVRLTLDFYKRNYIEGLFLSSGIIRSEDYTMEQLVEVARLLREEHRFQGYIHLKTIAGADPGLVALAGLYADRLSTNVELPTEDGLASFAPEKKRETIRKTMASVRVGESEAIEAARSRLIGKARPPRFAPAGQSTQMIVGADAARDDDILKTATNLYSGYQLRRVYCSAYSPIPDASSDLPPLRPPLMREHRLYQADWLLRFYGFERTEILEGAKDGMLDLAIDPKLAWALQRREIFPVDINRAPRELLLRVPGLGTRAVDRIVAARRLGRLRLGDLARFTASVKKLLPFIVTPDWRPGSLTDSAELRARFAPPAEQLALAL; from the coding sequence ATGTCCGGAAAACCGATTCTCCAAAAGCTGGCCATATTGGCCGACGCCGCAAAATATGACGCCTCCTGCGCCTCGTCGGGCACGGTGAAACGCGATTCGAGCCGAACGAAGGGCATCGGTTCAACCGAAGGCATGGGGATTTGCCATAGTTATGCCCCCGACGGCCGGTGCATTTCGCTGCTCAAGATACTGCTCACCAACTTTTGCATTTACGACTGCCGCTTCTGCATCAATCGCGCTTCGAGCAACGTCGAGCGCGCACGGTTCAGCCCTGCAGAAGTGGTTCGCCTGACGCTCGATTTCTACAAGCGCAACTATATCGAGGGGCTCTTTCTTTCGTCGGGCATCATTCGCTCGGAAGATTATACGATGGAGCAGCTCGTCGAGGTCGCACGCCTGCTGCGCGAGGAGCATCGCTTTCAGGGTTATATTCATCTCAAGACTATCGCGGGTGCCGATCCGGGCCTGGTGGCGCTGGCGGGACTTTATGCCGACCGCCTTTCAACCAACGTCGAACTGCCCACCGAAGACGGGCTGGCGAGCTTTGCTCCCGAGAAGAAGCGCGAGACGATCCGCAAGACGATGGCGTCGGTGCGCGTCGGCGAATCCGAGGCGATCGAAGCGGCAAGAAGCCGGCTCATCGGCAAGGCAAGGCCCCCGCGTTTTGCCCCGGCAGGACAATCGACGCAGATGATCGTTGGCGCCGATGCCGCCCGCGATGATGATATTCTCAAGACCGCGACCAATCTCTATTCAGGATACCAGCTCCGCCGCGTCTATTGTTCGGCGTACAGTCCGATCCCCGACGCAAGCAGCGACCTGCCACCGCTGCGCCCGCCGCTGATGCGCGAGCACCGTCTGTATCAGGCCGACTGGCTGCTGCGTTTCTACGGGTTCGAGCGGACCGAGATCCTGGAGGGCGCCAAGGACGGTATGCTCGACCTTGCGATCGACCCCAAGCTCGCCTGGGCGCTCCAGCGGCGCGAGATATTTCCCGTCGACATCAACCGCGCGCCGCGCGAGCTCTTGCTGCGCGTGCCGGGACTTGGAACACGCGCTGTCGATCGCATTGTCGCGGCCCGGCGGCTGGGGCGGCTCCGGCTGGGCGACCTCGCCCGATTTACTGCATCGGTGAAGAAGCTGCTTCCCTTCATCGTCACTCCCGACTGGCGGCCGGGTTCGCTGACCGACAGCGCCGAACTGCGCGCGCGCTTTGCGCCGCCGGCTGAACAATTGGCACTCGCGCTATGA
- a CDS encoding ligase-associated DNA damage response exonuclease, with amino-acid sequence MARAKTWLEPHPHGLYVRPADLWIDPARAVERAAVTHGHADHARSGHHAVFATPETLAIMALRYGVDIAAHHNQAIAYGEGFERGGVRFSFHPAGHVLGSAQILMEYQGERIVVTGDYKRRADPTCARFEIVPCDIFITEATFGLPVFRHPPTEGEIAKLLAAVRAEPDRCVLVGAYAFGKAQRVIAELRAAGWQAPIFIHGGLERMCALYADHGVHLGELRLVSESAKDAMAGQIVLAPPSALNDRWSRRLPDPVTAMASGWMRVRQRARQRMVELPLVISDHADWDELTATIAEVNPQESWITHGSEEGLLRWCELTQRKARALHLIGRDQEEEA; translated from the coding sequence ATGGCAAGGGCCAAGACATGGCTCGAACCGCATCCCCACGGGCTTTACGTGCGGCCCGCAGACCTGTGGATCGACCCTGCGCGCGCCGTCGAGCGCGCCGCGGTGACGCATGGCCATGCCGACCACGCACGCAGCGGCCATCATGCGGTTTTCGCGACGCCGGAGACGCTTGCGATCATGGCGCTGCGCTACGGCGTCGATATCGCGGCACACCATAATCAGGCCATTGCCTACGGCGAGGGGTTTGAGCGTGGCGGGGTACGCTTCAGTTTTCATCCCGCGGGGCATGTCCTTGGCAGTGCGCAAATCCTGATGGAATATCAAGGCGAGCGGATCGTCGTCACCGGTGACTACAAGCGCCGCGCCGACCCCACCTGCGCGCGATTTGAAATCGTTCCCTGTGATATCTTCATTACCGAGGCGACTTTTGGCCTTCCGGTGTTCCGGCACCCGCCGACCGAAGGCGAAATTGCCAAGCTGCTCGCCGCGGTGCGCGCCGAGCCCGACCGCTGTGTGCTTGTCGGTGCCTATGCGTTCGGCAAGGCGCAGCGGGTGATCGCCGAGCTGCGCGCTGCAGGCTGGCAAGCGCCCATCTTCATTCACGGGGGGCTCGAGCGCATGTGCGCTCTTTATGCCGATCATGGAGTCCATCTCGGCGAACTGCGGCTTGTCAGCGAAAGCGCCAAGGATGCGATGGCAGGTCAGATCGTTCTTGCACCGCCCTCGGCGCTGAACGACCGCTGGTCGCGGCGGCTTCCCGACCCGGTCACCGCCATGGCATCGGGCTGGATGCGTGTGCGCCAGCGCGCACGGCAGCGGATGGTCGAATTGCCGCTTGTCATTTCCGACCATGCCGACTGGGACGAACTCACCGCCACGATCGCCGAGGTGAACCCACAGGAAAGCTGGATCACCCACGGCAGCGAGGAAGGGTTGCTGCGCTGGTGCGAGCTCACCCAGCGCAAGGCGCGGGCGCTCCACTTGATCGGCCGTGATCAGGAGGAAGAGGCGTGA
- a CDS encoding VOC family protein, with protein MFSHVTLGSNDIAASKAFYDAVLGTLGVPEGQIDERGRLIYTHNGGRLLITKPVNGEAAACGNGHTLGLLAASPDMVETWHAAGLANGGTTAEDPPGIRHATEGRILYLAYLRDPAGNKLCAFHKMSG; from the coding sequence ATGTTCAGTCACGTGACGCTCGGGTCGAACGACATCGCCGCGAGCAAGGCCTTCTACGACGCAGTGCTCGGAACGCTCGGCGTGCCCGAAGGGCAGATCGACGAGCGCGGGCGCCTCATATACACACACAACGGCGGACGCCTGCTCATCACGAAGCCGGTCAATGGCGAGGCCGCAGCGTGCGGCAACGGGCATACGCTCGGGCTGCTCGCCGCCTCACCCGACATGGTGGAAACGTGGCACGCTGCGGGACTGGCGAACGGCGGCACGACCGCCGAAGATCCACCAGGCATTCGGCACGCAACCGAGGGCCGTATACTCTACCTTGCTTATTTGCGCGACCCGGCGGGCAACAAGCTTTGCGCCTTCCACAAGATGTCCGGCTGA
- a CDS encoding GAF domain-containing protein — translation MAQRPREQSGAKAHAGGEGHPLAKGGEEGASRDERWRLQTLREYRIMGSRPEVAFDRVSKLVADLFDAPIALISFVDDQRQWFKSAQGLDLTELPRDVGFCHHVIKGGGPLLVTDPSHDPRFRDNPLVTGEAAIRFYAGVPLSAHNGAVLGALSVMDRKTRDPLGPREVERLEDFAAIIMAEAELRRTAVERDEARHILERALDYSSIAIWQLHVNDGAVRWRGAVGELWGADYEVALASLDGVFERIHPDDRSLVRAALDQAIDNGTLYASEFRVLHPERGVRWLAGRADWDVRRDEAILTGINVDITEQKSRQENANLLMRELHHRMRNLFATVGAIISLTRHSARDVDDYVERISSRLDALNRAQNVLLGANFMTGSMHALMREVEAAFPGVRWSGPDLLLPENSLVAMALLLNELATNAAKHGALSGERGKVEVRWANDPGDGGERQFRMTWKESGAPGEVSAPDRTGFGTLLIERSVRNNLGGTIERRWDPGGLIVEISLPARWREA, via the coding sequence ATGGCACAGCGGCCCCGGGAACAGAGCGGCGCCAAGGCGCACGCAGGAGGCGAGGGGCATCCATTGGCGAAAGGTGGGGAAGAGGGGGCTTCACGGGATGAACGCTGGCGGCTGCAGACCCTTCGCGAATATCGCATCATGGGGAGCAGGCCCGAGGTGGCCTTTGACCGAGTTTCCAAGTTGGTCGCTGACCTCTTCGACGCGCCGATCGCTCTCATTTCCTTCGTTGACGATCAACGGCAATGGTTCAAATCGGCGCAAGGTCTTGACCTTACCGAATTGCCGCGCGACGTCGGTTTTTGCCACCATGTCATAAAGGGCGGCGGGCCGCTCCTTGTCACCGACCCGTCGCATGACCCGCGTTTTCGGGACAATCCGCTCGTCACAGGCGAGGCTGCAATCCGATTCTATGCCGGGGTGCCGCTGAGCGCGCATAATGGCGCCGTGCTCGGCGCCCTCAGCGTCATGGACCGCAAGACCCGGGATCCGCTTGGCCCGCGCGAGGTCGAGCGGCTTGAGGATTTCGCAGCCATCATCATGGCGGAGGCGGAATTGCGGCGCACGGCGGTCGAGCGCGATGAAGCGCGCCACATCCTTGAACGCGCGCTCGATTATTCGAGCATAGCGATCTGGCAGCTCCATGTGAACGACGGCGCGGTGCGTTGGCGCGGCGCGGTTGGCGAGTTATGGGGCGCGGATTATGAGGTTGCTCTTGCATCGCTCGACGGAGTTTTCGAGCGCATCCACCCTGACGACCGGTCGCTGGTTCGCGCGGCACTTGACCAAGCCATCGACAATGGCACCCTCTATGCCAGCGAATTTCGCGTTTTGCACCCCGAGCGCGGCGTGCGCTGGCTCGCGGGCCGCGCCGACTGGGACGTGCGGCGCGACGAGGCGATCCTGACGGGCATTAACGTCGACATCACCGAACAGAAAAGCCGGCAGGAGAATGCCAATCTTTTGATGCGCGAGCTCCATCACAGGATGCGAAACCTTTTCGCCACCGTGGGCGCGATCATCTCGCTGACCCGGCATTCGGCCCGTGACGTCGATGACTATGTCGAGCGGATCAGCAGCCGGCTCGATGCGCTCAACCGCGCGCAGAATGTCCTGCTCGGCGCCAATTTCATGACCGGGTCGATGCATGCCTTGATGCGCGAGGTCGAGGCGGCCTTCCCCGGGGTGCGCTGGTCGGGCCCGGACTTGCTGCTTCCCGAAAATTCGCTGGTCGCAATGGCACTGCTCCTCAACGAGCTTGCGACCAATGCGGCCAAGCATGGCGCGCTGTCGGGCGAACGTGGCAAGGTTGAGGTGCGTTGGGCAAATGACCCAGGCGACGGGGGTGAGCGGCAGTTCCGGATGACGTGGAAAGAAAGCGGCGCCCCGGGCGAAGTTTCCGCGCCCGACCGCACGGGCTTTGGCACGTTGCTCATCGAACGCAGCGTGCGAAACAATCTGGGCGGAACGATCGAGCGGCGCTGGGACCCCGGCGGACTCATCGTCGAAATCTCGCTCCCCGCCCGCTGGCGCGAGGCATAG
- a CDS encoding superoxide dismutase has product MTIAFPPLPYAQDALAPHISADTLATHHGKHHKTYVDKVNAAIEGTELADKSLEEIIHHAEGSGNKGLFNNSAQSWNHAFYWNSLSPAKTAPSGDLAAAIDRDFGSLDELKKKLKDTAVNHFASGWAWLVSRDGALSVTDTHDAGTELTAGITPLLVIDVWEHAYYIDRKNVRPDYVNAVVDELLNWDFAAENLARGGSWTYPAA; this is encoded by the coding sequence ATGACGATCGCTTTCCCGCCGCTGCCCTACGCCCAGGACGCGCTGGCGCCCCATATTTCGGCCGACACGCTCGCGACGCACCATGGCAAGCATCACAAAACCTATGTCGACAAGGTCAATGCCGCGATCGAGGGCACCGAACTTGCGGACAAGAGCCTTGAGGAAATCATCCACCACGCCGAAGGGTCGGGGAACAAGGGTCTCTTCAACAACAGCGCTCAATCCTGGAATCACGCCTTCTACTGGAATAGCCTGTCGCCCGCGAAGACCGCGCCCTCGGGTGATCTCGCCGCTGCGATCGACCGCGACTTCGGTTCGCTTGATGAACTGAAAAAGAAGCTGAAGGACACCGCGGTCAACCATTTCGCGTCGGGCTGGGCGTGGCTCGTCTCGCGCGACGGCGCGCTGTCGGTCACTGACACCCATGACGCGGGAACCGAGCTGACCGCGGGTATCACCCCGCTCCTCGTCATCGACGTGTGGGAACATGCCTATTATATCGACCGCAAGAATGTCCGCCCCGACTATGTGAATGCGGTCGTCGATGAGCTTCTGAACTGGGATTTCGCGGCCGAGAATCTCGCCCGCGGCGGCAGCTGGACCTATCCGGCCGCCTGA
- a CDS encoding cisplatin damage response ATP-dependent DNA ligase, with translation MKRFAALIDRLVYTRSRNSKLALIVDYVRHTPDPDRGWALAALTDALDFPAVKAGTVRALLGARVDEELFRLSRHFVGDTAETAALLWPEAALGKEAEELSVAQAVDALSRATRGDAPAILTSLLDRLDGDGRYALLKLALGGMRVGVSARLAKQAFAQAFDVSIDDVEELWHAIPPPYTTLFAWGEGKAPRPDLTDVAFFRPFMLAHPLEGESIDLSDFAAEWKWDGIRVQLVHGGGETRIYSRGGEEIGGAFPELLAAFDQDAVIDGELLVRGEAQGGAEGGAASFNALQQRLGRKTVTRKMLADYPAFVRVYDLIAVDGADLRALPWHERRRQLEGFVPRLAASHFDLSPVIEAAHFEELATLRAGARDAAIEGVMLKRRDAPYIAGRRAGLWYKWKRDPLVADCVMMYAQRGNGRRASFYSDYTFGCWTDAGELLPVGKAYSGFTDEELKWLDKFVRDHTIGRFGPVREVEKTLVLEVAFDSIHASKRHKSGLAMRFPRISRIRRDKPAEEADRIATLRAMAT, from the coding sequence GTGAAGCGCTTCGCGGCTCTCATCGACCGGCTTGTCTACACGCGCTCGCGCAACAGCAAGCTGGCGCTGATCGTCGACTATGTCCGGCACACCCCCGATCCCGATCGCGGCTGGGCGCTCGCGGCCTTGACCGACGCGCTGGATTTTCCGGCGGTCAAGGCGGGAACGGTGCGCGCCTTGCTCGGCGCCCGCGTCGACGAGGAATTGTTCCGCCTGTCGCGCCATTTCGTCGGCGATACCGCCGAGACGGCGGCGCTGCTTTGGCCCGAGGCGGCGCTCGGGAAAGAGGCAGAGGAATTGTCCGTCGCGCAGGCAGTCGATGCGCTGTCGCGCGCGACACGAGGTGACGCCCCGGCCATTCTCACCTCGCTGCTCGACCGGCTCGACGGCGACGGCCGCTATGCCCTGCTCAAGCTTGCGCTCGGGGGCATGCGCGTCGGCGTTTCGGCGCGGCTCGCGAAACAGGCCTTTGCGCAGGCCTTTGATGTCTCCATCGACGATGTCGAAGAACTGTGGCACGCGATCCCGCCTCCCTATACGACGCTTTTTGCCTGGGGCGAGGGCAAGGCGCCGCGCCCCGACCTTACCGATGTCGCCTTCTTCCGCCCCTTCATGCTCGCTCATCCGCTCGAGGGCGAGAGCATCGACCTTTCCGATTTCGCGGCCGAATGGAAATGGGACGGAATCCGCGTCCAGCTCGTCCACGGAGGCGGCGAGACGCGTATTTACAGCCGTGGCGGCGAGGAGATCGGCGGGGCTTTTCCCGAACTTCTTGCTGCCTTTGACCAGGACGCGGTGATCGACGGCGAACTGCTTGTTCGCGGCGAGGCGCAGGGCGGGGCCGAGGGTGGCGCGGCAAGCTTCAACGCGCTTCAGCAGCGGCTGGGGCGCAAGACGGTGACAAGAAAGATGCTCGCCGACTATCCCGCCTTCGTGCGCGTCTATGACCTGATTGCGGTCGACGGGGCCGACTTGCGCGCCCTGCCATGGCATGAGCGGCGGCGCCAGCTGGAGGGTTTCGTGCCGCGCCTCGCGGCGAGCCATTTCGACCTCTCGCCCGTGATCGAGGCGGCGCATTTCGAGGAACTTGCGACCTTGCGCGCCGGCGCCCGCGACGCCGCGATCGAGGGGGTGATGCTCAAGCGCCGCGACGCGCCCTATATCGCGGGTCGCCGGGCAGGGCTCTGGTACAAATGGAAGCGCGACCCGCTCGTTGCCGATTGCGTCATGATGTATGCGCAGCGCGGTAACGGGCGCCGTGCAAGCTTCTATTCGGATTATACCTTCGGCTGCTGGACCGATGCGGGCGAATTGTTGCCGGTGGGCAAGGCCTATTCGGGCTTCACCGACGAAGAGCTGAAATGGCTCGACAAATTCGTCCGCGATCACACGATTGGCCGCTTCGGCCCGGTGCGCGAGGTCGAAAAGACGCTGGTACTCGAAGTTGCGTTCGATTCGATTCACGCCTCGAAGCGGCACAAGTCGGGCCTCGCCATGCGCTTTCCGCGCATTTCGCGCATCCGCCGCGACAAGCCAGCCGAAGAGGCCGATCGTATTGCGACATTGCGTGCAATGGCGACGTGA
- a CDS encoding S-(hydroxymethyl)glutathione dehydrogenase/class III alcohol dehydrogenase: protein MKTRAAVAFEAKKPLEIVELDLEGPKAGEVLVEIMATGICHTDAYTLDGFDSEGIFPSILGHEGAGIVREVGAGVTSVKPGDHVIPLYTPECRQCKSCLSGKTNLCTAIRATQGKGLMPDGTSRFSYKGETIYHYMGCSTFSNFTVLPEIAVAKIREDAPFQTSCYIGCGVTTGVGAVVNTAKVQAGENVVVFGLGGIGLNVIQGARMVGADKIIGIDINPDREEWGRKFGMTHFINSKGLSRDETVAKILEVTDGGADYSFDATGNTEVMRTALECCHRGWGESIIIGVAEAGKEISTRPFQLVTGRVWKGTAFGGAKGRTDVPKIVDWYMTGKIAIDPMITHVLTLEEINKGFDLMHAGASIRSVVVY, encoded by the coding sequence ATGAAAACCCGTGCTGCTGTTGCGTTTGAAGCGAAAAAGCCCCTCGAAATCGTCGAGCTTGACCTTGAAGGCCCGAAGGCGGGCGAGGTGCTGGTCGAGATCATGGCGACAGGCATTTGCCACACTGACGCCTATACGCTGGACGGGTTCGACAGCGAGGGCATCTTCCCGAGCATATTGGGGCATGAGGGCGCCGGAATCGTGCGCGAGGTCGGCGCGGGCGTGACCAGCGTGAAGCCTGGCGACCATGTGATCCCGCTCTACACCCCCGAATGCCGTCAGTGCAAAAGCTGCCTTTCGGGCAAGACCAACCTTTGCACTGCGATCCGCGCGACGCAGGGCAAGGGACTGATGCCCGATGGTACCTCGCGTTTCAGCTACAAGGGTGAGACCATCTATCACTATATGGGCTGCTCGACCTTCTCCAACTTTACCGTGCTCCCCGAGATTGCGGTCGCCAAGATCCGGGAGGACGCGCCATTTCAGACGAGCTGCTACATCGGCTGCGGCGTCACCACCGGCGTCGGGGCGGTCGTCAACACGGCGAAGGTGCAGGCGGGCGAGAATGTCGTGGTCTTCGGACTCGGCGGCATCGGCCTCAACGTGATCCAGGGCGCCCGGATGGTCGGTGCCGACAAGATCATCGGCATCGACATCAACCCCGACCGCGAGGAATGGGGCCGCAAATTTGGCATGACCCACTTTATCAATTCCAAGGGTCTGTCGCGTGACGAGACGGTCGCCAAGATTCTCGAGGTCACCGACGGCGGAGCCGATTACAGCTTCGATGCGACGGGCAATACCGAGGTGATGCGCACCGCGCTCGAATGCTGTCATCGCGGCTGGGGGGAGAGCATCATCATCGGTGTTGCCGAGGCGGGCAAGGAAATCAGTACCCGCCCGTTCCAGCTCGTGACCGGCCGCGTCTGGAAGGGCACCGCCTTCGGCGGCGCCAAGGGGCGCACCGATGTCCCGAAGATCGTCGACTGGTATATGACTGGCAAGATCGCGATTGACCCGATGATCACCCACGTCCTGACGCTCGAGGAAATCAACAAGGGCTTCGACCTGATGCACGCAGGGGCAAGCATCCGCAGCGTCGTTGTCTATTAA
- a CDS encoding UdgX family uracil-DNA binding protein (This protein belongs to the uracil DNA glycosylase superfamily, members of which act in excision repair of DNA. However, it belongs more specifically to UdgX branch, whose founding member was found to bind uracil in DNA (where it does not belong), without cleaving it, appears to promote DNA repair by a pathway involving RecA, rather than base excision.): MKDVQLEKPGDFDAWRSAARRLLAGGVAPEEVGWRVGSAGASLFGEGSLPRSGAPVNLPRELIEVAERVICHRDADVPARLYRIIWRAAHDKQLLARGADPDIDWLRKADKAIRRDVHKMHAFVRFRRLGEEAGRECFVAWFEPSHRIIPLAAPFFQRRFFGMDWAIVTPDARAIWRNETLTYGPGGSRDEVPDTDVVEEQWRTYYGAIFNPARVKIAAMRAEMPKKYWKNLPEAEDIASLVAGAEARAERMREAAVSSANPLTEKWRTRVPEDNAPDDVSTLEGLARAVDRCKRCPLYCNATQGVAGEGPKMARVMLVGEQPGDQEDLQGRPFVGPAGQLLDTAIAEAGLDRRQLFLTNAVKHFKFIARGKRRLHQNPSAGEIDACRWWLDKERALVKPDLIITLGASALRGVTGKTASIKSMRGRVHRLDGGGQLIATIHPSFLLRMPDKRRAASERAAFVADLARARDLAA, translated from the coding sequence ATGAAAGATGTGCAGCTTGAAAAACCGGGGGACTTTGACGCGTGGCGAAGTGCGGCGCGCCGCTTGCTTGCGGGCGGGGTCGCGCCCGAGGAGGTGGGCTGGCGCGTCGGCTCCGCGGGTGCATCGCTGTTCGGCGAGGGGAGCCTTCCCCGGTCGGGAGCGCCCGTGAACCTGCCGCGCGAGCTGATCGAGGTGGCCGAGCGGGTAATCTGCCACAGGGATGCCGATGTGCCTGCGCGCCTCTACCGGATCATCTGGCGCGCAGCGCACGACAAGCAGTTACTCGCGCGGGGGGCCGACCCCGATATCGATTGGCTGCGCAAGGCCGACAAGGCGATCCGCCGCGATGTCCACAAGATGCATGCCTTCGTGCGTTTCCGCCGCCTCGGCGAGGAGGCGGGGCGTGAGTGTTTCGTGGCATGGTTCGAGCCATCGCACAGGATCATCCCCTTGGCCGCTCCCTTTTTCCAGCGGCGCTTTTTTGGGATGGACTGGGCGATCGTGACGCCCGATGCTCGTGCGATCTGGCGGAATGAGACACTGACCTATGGTCCCGGCGGGAGCAGGGATGAAGTGCCCGACACCGACGTCGTCGAGGAACAATGGCGCACCTATTATGGCGCAATTTTCAATCCGGCGCGGGTAAAGATCGCCGCGATGCGCGCTGAAATGCCCAAGAAATACTGGAAAAATCTGCCCGAGGCTGAGGATATAGCGTCGCTCGTCGCGGGTGCCGAGGCGCGAGCGGAACGCATGCGCGAAGCGGCCGTTTCTTCGGCGAACCCCTTGACCGAGAAATGGCGGACGCGTGTGCCCGAGGATAACGCCCCCGACGATGTATCGACGCTCGAAGGGCTCGCGCGCGCCGTCGACAGATGCAAACGTTGCCCGCTTTATTGCAACGCGACGCAGGGCGTAGCGGGCGAGGGGCCGAAAATGGCGCGCGTCATGCTTGTCGGCGAACAGCCGGGCGACCAGGAAGATTTGCAGGGTCGCCCCTTCGTGGGCCCGGCGGGACAATTGCTGGATACAGCGATCGCCGAAGCGGGGCTCGACCGGCGGCAGCTATTTTTGACCAACGCGGTGAAACATTTCAAATTCATAGCTCGCGGCAAGAGGCGGTTGCACCAGAACCCCAGCGCGGGCGAGATCGACGCGTGCCGCTGGTGGCTCGACAAGGAGCGGGCGCTCGTAAAGCCTGACCTGATCATAACCTTGGGCGCAAGCGCGCTGCGCGGCGTGACTGGCAAGACGGCAAGCATCAAGTCGATGCGCGGCCGGGTGCACCGGCTCGATGGCGGAGGTCAGCTGATCGCGACGATCCACCCCTCCTTCCTGCTGCGCATGCCCGACAAGCGACGCGCAGCGTCCGAGCGCGCAGCTTTTGTCGCCGACCTCGCCCGCGCACGGGATCTAGCTGCCTGA